One part of the Maribacter aquivivus genome encodes these proteins:
- a CDS encoding carboxylesterase family protein: MRSILYVILLVIFQSCASQAKPILIDSEMETNVKENLAYYLYYPEDYEEEPEKDFPLLLFLHGGGESGDSLVTVKRNGPPKLIVQGKKFPFLILAPQNPNAKKWWNTRAVKQLLDSIVDNNRIDKRRIYLTGLSRGGGAAWELAVQYPDTFAAMAVVCGMTPLPYASWINRDMPIWVFHGEKDKSIPFSESETMVAKLKEMGYEVIFTRYPNVGHSAWIKAYETEALYDWFMNQELK; encoded by the coding sequence ATGAGGTCAATTTTATATGTTATTTTACTGGTTATTTTTCAAAGTTGCGCATCTCAAGCAAAACCTATTCTGATAGATTCAGAAATGGAAACGAATGTAAAAGAGAATCTAGCCTATTACTTGTATTACCCAGAAGATTATGAGGAAGAGCCTGAGAAAGATTTCCCGTTATTACTGTTTTTACATGGCGGTGGCGAATCGGGCGATAGTCTGGTTACGGTGAAAAGAAATGGTCCGCCAAAGCTTATAGTTCAGGGTAAGAAATTTCCTTTTTTAATACTGGCGCCTCAAAATCCGAATGCAAAAAAATGGTGGAATACGAGGGCTGTAAAACAATTGTTAGATTCTATTGTTGACAATAATAGAATAGACAAACGTAGAATTTATTTAACCGGATTAAGCCGTGGGGGCGGAGCTGCTTGGGAATTGGCAGTTCAGTATCCTGATACATTCGCTGCTATGGCAGTAGTTTGCGGAATGACGCCTTTACCTTATGCTTCTTGGATTAATAGAGATATGCCAATTTGGGTTTTTCATGGCGAAAAAGATAAATCTATTCCTTTTTCAGAATCAGAGACCATGGTGGCTAAATTAAAAGAAATGGGATATGAGGTTATATTTACCAGATACCCCAATGTAGGTCATAGTGCATGGATTAAAGCTTACGAAACAGAAGCACTCTACGATTGGTTTATGAATCAGGAATTGAAATAA
- a CDS encoding multiheme c-type cytochrome — MINSKNVKYTILSILGLLLIYLFWYVKNAVEISEYLEPGIVATHYNGANYVGSQTCYECHAVIYKTHLETAHFNTSFYPKEGSIKGNFRSDSNELDLGSVRLKMVMDEDDYFQLSNVKYKTKEVVKSKIDIVIGSGVKGQSHLNWKGNDLYQLQVSYFQPTDSWVNSPNFPENALNRKVDDNCLKCHVTFAQHKDKTSDSKSYDRERIILGIDCERCHGPSENHVKYHRQNPDVLVGKFIDNFKKYNRQQRLDACAVCHSGLQAQQIKGNPFSFIAGDTLSLYSKNYRNVNSNTKLDVHGNQMGLLSESSCFINSPKMDCITCHNPHENQRGNASVFNAKCLSCHEVNTINKVVEGQEHTASQNCISCHMPLVPSEVMKLKAEDGINEIPVYIRTHLIGIYE; from the coding sequence ATGATTAATAGCAAGAATGTAAAATATACCATATTGAGTATTCTTGGGTTATTATTGATTTATCTTTTTTGGTATGTAAAAAATGCTGTTGAAATTTCAGAATACCTTGAGCCCGGAATAGTAGCCACTCATTATAATGGTGCTAATTATGTAGGGTCACAAACTTGCTATGAATGTCATGCGGTTATTTATAAAACGCATTTAGAAACTGCTCATTTTAATACTTCATTTTATCCTAAAGAGGGTTCGATTAAAGGAAATTTCAGGTCAGATTCAAACGAGTTAGATTTAGGGAGTGTTCGATTAAAGATGGTTATGGATGAAGATGATTATTTTCAACTATCAAATGTTAAGTATAAAACTAAGGAAGTAGTAAAGTCGAAAATTGATATTGTAATTGGCTCAGGTGTAAAAGGACAAAGCCATCTTAATTGGAAAGGGAATGATTTATATCAATTACAGGTTTCTTATTTTCAACCCACAGACTCATGGGTAAATAGTCCTAATTTTCCAGAAAATGCATTGAATAGAAAGGTTGATGATAATTGTTTAAAATGCCATGTAACCTTTGCTCAGCATAAAGATAAAACTAGCGACAGTAAATCCTATGATAGAGAAAGAATAATTTTAGGTATAGATTGTGAACGTTGTCATGGACCTTCTGAGAATCACGTAAAATATCATCGCCAAAACCCAGATGTTTTAGTTGGGAAGTTTATAGATAATTTCAAGAAATATAATAGACAGCAACGCTTAGATGCTTGTGCAGTTTGTCATTCTGGTTTACAGGCTCAACAGATAAAAGGAAATCCATTTTCATTCATTGCAGGAGACACCTTGTCTTTGTATTCCAAAAATTATAGAAATGTAAATTCAAATACTAAACTAGACGTTCATGGAAATCAAATGGGACTGTTGAGTGAAAGTTCATGCTTTATAAATTCCCCGAAAATGGACTGTATTACATGTCATAATCCTCATGAAAATCAGAGGGGTAATGCTAGTGTGTTTAATGCCAAGTGTTTATCGTGTCATGAAGTTAATACTATAAATAAGGTGGTTGAGGGTCAAGAACATACTGCGTCTCAAAATTGCATTAGCTGTCATATGCCTTTAGTGCCTTCTGAAGTTATGAAGTTAAAAGCAGAAGATGGAATAAATGAGATACCTGTTTATATAAGAACTCACCTTATTGGTATTTATGAATGA
- a CDS encoding RagB/SusD family nutrient uptake outer membrane protein yields MKKRNWIYISSLITALLFVVACSDEFLDRQPEGQFSEADVATPDGVENLLIGTYNMVPGGGLEGQTWHNDIHSWVFNIASDDALKGTDAGDQPEQSFIEAYDFQSFNVHIRDKWRGLYKGVANANITLTTLAAVEDGISDERRAQVIAEARFLRGLFHFEARKMWRSPVYVDDTNFQLNDLESTKIPNDREIWPLIEADFEAAVAVLPTTQSDVGRPTKWAAKAFLAKAKMYQGWDEAGNANTTKLGEAKVILDDIVDNGPFILMDKFEDNFKVGTRNNTESIFEVQYAISSAADGASNRGIGLAHPYTDPWGCCGFYQASQNLVNAYKTENGLPMLDTFNDSNVPFETDETTTLSTYTGTLDPRLDHSVGRPGILYKGFKIYQTDFVRDLTYAGPFFSMKHVAEPEAFGQGGWGNLSANNYRIMRLDMIYLWLAEAEVELGDLERARELVNEIRSRAANPAGFVPRATQGAERNDFTILEGTPAANYEIATYDDAWTDPAVARKAVRFETRLEFALEGHRLFDLQRWGIAAETLNAYIASESQLRSYLQGRSFVEGKNEFFPIPIEAIDRSAIDGQPTLTQDPAY; encoded by the coding sequence ATGAAAAAAAGAAATTGGATTTATATATCCTCATTAATTACAGCACTTCTTTTTGTTGTTGCATGTAGTGATGAGTTTTTAGATAGACAGCCCGAAGGTCAATTTAGTGAGGCAGACGTTGCTACACCTGACGGTGTAGAAAACCTACTTATAGGTACTTATAACATGGTGCCAGGTGGTGGTCTTGAAGGACAAACATGGCATAATGATATTCATAGTTGGGTATTCAATATAGCTTCTGATGATGCTTTAAAAGGTACAGATGCTGGAGATCAACCAGAACAATCATTTATAGAAGCCTATGACTTCCAGTCATTTAATGTTCACATACGTGATAAGTGGAGAGGTTTATACAAAGGTGTAGCAAATGCTAATATTACATTAACTACACTTGCAGCTGTTGAAGATGGCATATCTGATGAAAGAAGAGCTCAAGTAATTGCTGAAGCCAGATTTTTAAGAGGGCTATTTCATTTTGAAGCAAGAAAAATGTGGAGGTCACCTGTATATGTTGATGACACAAATTTTCAATTAAATGATTTAGAAAGTACCAAAATACCTAATGACAGAGAAATCTGGCCACTAATTGAAGCTGATTTTGAGGCTGCGGTAGCCGTATTACCAACCACACAAAGTGACGTTGGTAGACCAACAAAATGGGCAGCAAAAGCATTTTTAGCAAAAGCAAAAATGTACCAAGGATGGGATGAAGCAGGTAATGCAAACACCACTAAATTGGGTGAAGCAAAGGTTATTCTAGATGATATAGTTGACAATGGTCCGTTTATATTAATGGATAAATTTGAAGATAATTTCAAAGTAGGAACACGGAATAACACAGAATCAATTTTTGAAGTACAGTATGCAATTAGTAGTGCTGCAGATGGTGCTTCTAATAGAGGTATTGGGTTAGCTCATCCGTACACTGATCCTTGGGGCTGCTGTGGATTCTACCAAGCTTCGCAGAACTTAGTTAATGCATACAAAACGGAAAATGGATTACCAATGTTGGATACTTTCAATGATTCTAACGTTCCGTTTGAAACTGATGAAACTACCACGCTATCTACCTATACAGGCACATTAGATCCTAGACTAGATCATTCAGTTGGTAGACCAGGTATATTATACAAAGGTTTCAAAATTTATCAAACTGATTTTGTACGTGATTTAACGTATGCAGGACCTTTCTTTTCAATGAAGCATGTGGCAGAGCCAGAAGCTTTTGGTCAAGGTGGCTGGGGTAATCTTTCTGCCAACAACTATAGAATCATGAGATTAGATATGATTTATTTATGGTTAGCTGAGGCTGAAGTTGAATTAGGTGACTTAGAAAGAGCTAGAGAATTAGTAAATGAAATACGATCAAGAGCTGCTAACCCTGCTGGTTTTGTACCAAGGGCAACACAAGGCGCGGAACGTAATGACTTTACAATTCTTGAAGGAACTCCTGCCGCTAATTATGAAATAGCAACGTATGACGATGCATGGACAGATCCAGCAGTAGCAAGAAAAGCAGTACGATTTGAAACTCGATTAGAGTTTGCATTAGAAGGACACCGTTTATTTGATCTTCAACGTTGGGGAATCGCTGCAGAAACACTTAATGCTTATATCGCAAGTGAATCTCAATTGAGAAGTTATTTACAAGGTAGATCATTTGTAGAGGGCAAGAATGAGTTTTTCCCTATTCCTATTGAAGCTATTGATAGATCAGCTATTGACGGGCAACCTACATTAACACAAGATCCAGCTTATTAA